From Methanocalculus natronophilus, one genomic window encodes:
- a CDS encoding sensor histidine kinase — protein MLILEKKSGAVVAINRSLAKTFGTPEGLDLSLALASVIRTGSDQAAARGVLEQKIRNAVMEERESFIQSIADTTGTASEYLIRPRLMNLSGREYYLLSLSKVAGTAETELLIEEALAEKEVLLREVHHRVKNNLQVISSLINLQAQFVDDPLVIGYLTDSQNRVRALGYVYEHLYRTKELGLIDFSEYTTRITQSLLREYSETAKNVSVEYDVQNAKLNPDTSVPLGLLLNELVSNALRHAFPDEREGTIKISMHPDGKGRFILVVADDGVGIPSSVDIGKTRSLGLLLVSSLVSQLDGAVDLKRTNGTTFTILFKPLQYRERS, from the coding sequence ATGCTGATACTGGAGAAGAAGAGTGGAGCTGTTGTCGCCATCAACAGGTCCCTGGCAAAGACTTTTGGAACGCCCGAGGGGCTTGATCTCTCCCTTGCTCTAGCATCAGTCATTCGTACAGGCTCAGATCAGGCTGCTGCACGAGGTGTCCTTGAGCAGAAGATCAGGAATGCTGTTATGGAGGAGAGAGAGAGCTTCATTCAGAGTATTGCTGATACAACAGGCACTGCCAGTGAATACCTGATCCGTCCACGACTGATGAACCTGAGCGGACGGGAATACTACCTGCTCTCTCTCTCAAAGGTTGCGGGAACAGCAGAAACCGAACTCCTGATCGAGGAAGCGCTCGCCGAGAAAGAAGTGCTGCTCCGCGAGGTGCACCACCGTGTCAAGAATAATCTCCAGGTGATCTCAAGCCTGATCAATCTTCAGGCACAGTTTGTCGATGATCCATTGGTCATCGGGTACCTGACAGACAGCCAGAACCGTGTCCGGGCACTTGGGTATGTATATGAGCACCTCTACCGGACAAAGGAACTCGGGCTGATAGACTTTTCAGAATACACAACAAGGATTACCCAGAGTCTCCTGCGGGAATACAGCGAAACAGCAAAGAATGTATCAGTGGAGTACGATGTCCAGAATGCAAAACTCAATCCTGATACGTCAGTCCCGCTTGGACTTCTCCTGAATGAGCTGGTTTCAAATGCCCTCCGGCATGCGTTTCCTGATGAGAGGGAGGGCACCATCAAAATCTCCATGCATCCTGACGGGAAAGGGAGGTTCATCCTGGTGGTAGCAGATGATGGTGTCGGAATTCCTTCGTCTGTTGATATCGGGAAGACCAGGTCTCTTGGACTGCTGCTCGTCTCATCACTCGTCTCGCAACTGGACGGGGCAGTTGATCTGAAACGAACCAATGGGACGACCTTTACGATTCTATTCAAACCCCTGCAGTACAGGGAGCGGAGCTGA
- a CDS encoding PAS domain S-box protein → MDMGQHRVYIVEDEAIIAIDIKSRLMAMGYDVVGTSVSGEDAVEQVRKQEPDIVLMDIVLKGEMDGITAAGIIRDEMAIPVVYLTAFAEEQTINRAKVTEPYGYILKPFTERDLQIAIEIGLYKASAEKKLRESERWISTMIQSMGEGIIATDTEGLIKFMNPAAESLLGHRQEDVIKTPSGVIFVLEPEAEKSVRVDPVLQALSLKRTIQSDQRMILQASKGSDQYVEYTAAPILDADENLMGAVLIFRDITARVKIDEELRRHREELEDLVFERTKELQKANARLEQMLHYIDMAEKRWVEEMLLSEVSGSSGLPSHASEGIVSIDADAHIVLVNYIGEELFGWKQEEAAEQPVSSVLVLENAAGEAIGFPYDQVLKDGSTATLEHDCFLLLRSQEKVPVVVRAEPIRDQTGAIIGASVTLRKKAPG, encoded by the coding sequence ATGGATATGGGGCAACACCGGGTCTATATTGTCGAAGATGAAGCAATCATTGCAATCGATATAAAAAGTCGTCTCATGGCTATGGGCTATGATGTCGTCGGCACCTCTGTCTCTGGCGAAGATGCAGTCGAGCAGGTCAGAAAACAGGAGCCTGATATTGTACTGATGGATATTGTTCTGAAAGGTGAGATGGATGGTATCACTGCTGCCGGGATTATCAGGGACGAGATGGCGATACCGGTTGTATACCTGACCGCCTTTGCAGAAGAACAGACCATCAACCGGGCAAAGGTGACTGAACCTTATGGGTATATCTTAAAACCCTTTACTGAACGTGATCTCCAGATCGCAATTGAGATTGGCCTCTATAAAGCCTCTGCTGAGAAGAAGCTGAGGGAGAGTGAACGGTGGATCTCGACGATGATCCAGAGCATGGGAGAGGGTATTATCGCAACAGATACGGAAGGCCTCATCAAATTCATGAATCCGGCTGCCGAATCCCTGCTTGGACACAGGCAGGAGGATGTTATCAAAACACCATCAGGCGTAATATTTGTGCTGGAACCTGAAGCGGAGAAGAGCGTGCGGGTTGATCCGGTTCTGCAGGCACTCTCTCTGAAGAGAACAATCCAATCAGATCAACGCATGATCCTCCAGGCTTCAAAGGGATCAGATCAATACGTGGAGTATACGGCAGCACCGATCCTTGATGCAGATGAAAACCTGATGGGAGCTGTCCTCATCTTCCGCGACATCACCGCCCGCGTGAAGATAGATGAAGAACTCAGGCGGCACCGTGAAGAGCTTGAGGATCTCGTTTTCGAGCGGACAAAAGAGCTGCAAAAGGCAAACGCACGGCTCGAACAGATGCTCCATTACATCGATATGGCAGAGAAGCGATGGGTAGAGGAGATGCTTCTCTCTGAAGTCTCAGGCTCATCCGGCCTCCCCTCCCATGCATCTGAGGGCATTGTCAGCATTGATGCCGATGCACATATCGTGCTCGTAAACTATATCGGTGAAGAACTCTTTGGGTGGAAACAGGAAGAGGCTGCAGAACAGCCGGTATCCTCGGTTCTTGTACTTGAGAATGCTGCTGGCGAGGCGATCGGGTTTCCCTATGACCAGGTGTTAAAGGACGGCTCCACCGCCACACTGGAACATGACTGTTTCCTTCTCCTGCGTTCTCAAGAGAAGGTACCGGTTGTGGTGAGGGCTGAGCCGATCCGCGATCAGACCGGCGCAATTATCGGTGCTTCAGTCACACTCCGGAAGAAGGCGCCCGGTTAG
- a CDS encoding MBL fold metallo-hydrolase — translation MECTVLASGSSGNCIYVNSGGSALLIDAGLSKKEILARLACAGLDHESVDAILLTHEHTDHVRGAEALARSLNLPLTGTGGTLTAFRSTRQSIKKPAEARACRYNTPFTAGEFEVTPFAVSHDAAEPCGYSIRSGETILAIMTDTGIVTPQMMHYLEAADGIVLESNHCPDMLKTGPYPDYLKRRIRGKSGHLSNTLAAECIRSLKGSVSTIILSHLSEINNTPTRAFAESQDALGLDMSYINLRVASPDIGCSCLQKTIRV, via the coding sequence ATGGAATGCACAGTGCTTGCAAGCGGGAGCAGCGGCAACTGCATCTATGTCAACAGCGGTGGAAGCGCCCTCCTCATCGATGCGGGCCTCTCCAAAAAAGAGATCCTCGCAAGGCTTGCCTGTGCAGGCCTTGACCATGAGAGTGTGGATGCGATTCTCCTCACCCATGAGCATACCGACCATGTCCGTGGCGCCGAGGCACTTGCCCGGTCGCTGAACCTGCCACTCACCGGAACAGGAGGCACCCTGACGGCCTTTCGCAGCACACGGCAGTCGATAAAAAAGCCGGCTGAAGCCAGGGCGTGCCGGTATAACACGCCCTTCACTGCAGGAGAGTTCGAGGTTACACCCTTTGCAGTCTCCCATGATGCGGCCGAGCCATGCGGGTACTCGATCCGTTCAGGTGAGACGATCCTCGCTATCATGACAGATACCGGTATCGTCACCCCGCAGATGATGCACTATCTCGAAGCAGCAGATGGGATTGTGCTCGAATCAAACCACTGCCCGGATATGCTGAAAACAGGTCCATACCCTGACTACCTGAAACGGCGGATACGGGGAAAATCCGGGCATCTCTCAAATACACTGGCTGCCGAATGCATCAGAAGCCTCAAAGGATCAGTATCAACCATCATCCTCTCCCACCTAAGCGAGATTAACAATACGCCCACACGTGCATTTGCCGAATCGCAGGACGCACTCGGGCTTGATATGAGCTACATCAACCTCCGGGTGGCATCGCCGGATATCGGCTGTTCATGCCTCCAGAAGACGATCAGGGTCTGA
- the hisD gene encoding histidinol dehydrogenase, translating into MWKPLDISGWKEERRGDIAGVQGAVREIIEAVQQGGDTALIELTKRFDGVDIHSPLIPAEEIEEAYELADDRLIEALCEAEARITRFHELQTSRSLWLEEVEPGITLGVRTTPLSRIGCYAPGGRAAYPSTILMTAVPARVAGVPEIVCCTPPPADPLTLVAMDIAGVTEGYRLGGAQAIAAMALGTETISPVAKIVGPGNVYVTAAKMLLRDHAEIDFPAGPSEIGIIADGTADPVYIAADVIAQAEHDPNSPSVLVTTDPGLAERVGEEIARMLATAPRREIIEAALAKSGYVVASSRSEAVRLMNGIAPEHLSLQVADPMALLGEVGHAGSIFVGSHTPVACGDYASGTNHVLPTAGYAMVHSGLDVHHFCTRSQVQILNEEGLAAIGDVVEALAEAEGLYGHAESVRVRRRG; encoded by the coding sequence ATGTGGAAGCCACTTGACATTTCGGGGTGGAAGGAGGAGCGCCGGGGTGATATCGCCGGGGTGCAGGGTGCTGTCCGGGAGATCATCGAGGCAGTTCAACAAGGCGGTGATACCGCTCTCATCGAGCTTACCAAACGGTTTGATGGTGTGGATATCCATTCGCCCCTGATCCCGGCAGAGGAGATCGAAGAGGCATATGAACTGGCAGATGATCGCCTCATCGAAGCACTCTGTGAAGCAGAGGCCAGGATCACCCGGTTTCATGAACTCCAGACGTCCCGGTCCCTCTGGCTCGAGGAGGTGGAGCCGGGGATCACACTCGGTGTCCGGACAACTCCGCTCTCCCGCATCGGCTGCTATGCTCCGGGTGGACGTGCAGCGTATCCGTCAACCATCCTGATGACGGCAGTCCCGGCACGGGTCGCAGGTGTGCCTGAGATCGTCTGCTGCACCCCGCCGCCTGCGGATCCGCTCACCCTGGTGGCGATGGATATCGCCGGTGTCACCGAAGGCTACCGGCTCGGCGGTGCCCAGGCGATTGCGGCAATGGCGCTTGGAACAGAGACGATCTCTCCTGTTGCAAAGATCGTCGGGCCCGGGAATGTCTATGTGACTGCTGCCAAGATGCTCCTCCGTGATCATGCGGAGATCGACTTTCCGGCTGGTCCCTCAGAGATCGGGATCATCGCAGATGGGACTGCTGATCCTGTGTATATCGCAGCCGATGTCATCGCCCAGGCAGAGCATGATCCAAACTCTCCAAGCGTGCTGGTGACGACCGATCCAGGGCTTGCTGAGCGTGTCGGGGAGGAGATTGCCCGGATGCTTGCCACTGCACCTAGGCGGGAGATTATCGAAGCAGCGCTTGCAAAATCCGGGTATGTGGTTGCCTCTTCCCGGAGCGAGGCAGTCCGGCTGATGAACGGGATTGCGCCTGAGCATCTCTCGCTCCAGGTAGCTGATCCGATGGCACTGCTTGGGGAGGTCGGGCATGCGGGCTCGATCTTTGTCGGCTCCCACACCCCGGTTGCCTGCGGCGATTACGCATCAGGCACAAACCATGTGCTCCCGACAGCAGGGTATGCGATGGTACATTCAGGGCTTGACGTCCACCACTTCTGCACCCGCAGCCAGGTCCAGATCCTGAATGAAGAGGGGCTCGCGGCAATCGGCGATGTGGTTGAGGCGCTTGCTGAGGCTGAGGGGTTATATGGGCATGCGGAGTCGGTGCGGGTGCGGCGGCGGGGATAG